One genomic region from Lathamus discolor isolate bLatDis1 chromosome 9, bLatDis1.hap1, whole genome shotgun sequence encodes:
- the NXT2 gene encoding NTF2-related export protein 2 isoform X2, with product MAASVDFKTYVDQACRAADEFVNIYYETMDKRRRALTRLYLDKATLIWNGNAVSGQEELNKFFEMLPSSEFQVNVLDCQPVHEQATQGQTTVLVVTSGTVKFDGDKQRYFNQNFLLTAQATPTNTVWKIASDCFRFQDWAS from the exons ATGGCCGCCTCCGTG GATTTCAAAACCTACGTGGATCAAGcttgcagagctgcagatgaATTTGTCAACATTTATTATGAGACAATGGATAAAAGAAGAAGG gCTTTAACAAGACTTTATTTGGACAAAGCAACGTTAATTTGGAATGGTAACGCAGTGTCCGGGCAAGAAGAACTGAATAAGTTCTTTGAGATGTTGCCATCTAGTGAGTTCCAGGTTAACGTGTTGGACTGCCAGCCCGTTCACG AGCAAGCTACGCAAGGGCAGACGACAGTCCTCGTGGTGACAAGCGGGACAGTAAAATTTGATGGTGACAAGCAGCGCTACTTCAACCAGAACTTCTTGCTGACAGCACAGGCCACTCCTACCAACACAGTGTGGAAGATTGCCAGTGACTGCTTCCGCTTTCAGGACTGGGCCAGTTAG
- the NXT2 gene encoding NTF2-related export protein 2 isoform X1: protein MIYSSKDFKTYVDQACRAADEFVNIYYETMDKRRRALTRLYLDKATLIWNGNAVSGQEELNKFFEMLPSSEFQVNVLDCQPVHEQATQGQTTVLVVTSGTVKFDGDKQRYFNQNFLLTAQATPTNTVWKIASDCFRFQDWAS, encoded by the exons GATTTCAAAACCTACGTGGATCAAGcttgcagagctgcagatgaATTTGTCAACATTTATTATGAGACAATGGATAAAAGAAGAAGG gCTTTAACAAGACTTTATTTGGACAAAGCAACGTTAATTTGGAATGGTAACGCAGTGTCCGGGCAAGAAGAACTGAATAAGTTCTTTGAGATGTTGCCATCTAGTGAGTTCCAGGTTAACGTGTTGGACTGCCAGCCCGTTCACG AGCAAGCTACGCAAGGGCAGACGACAGTCCTCGTGGTGACAAGCGGGACAGTAAAATTTGATGGTGACAAGCAGCGCTACTTCAACCAGAACTTCTTGCTGACAGCACAGGCCACTCCTACCAACACAGTGTGGAAGATTGCCAGTGACTGCTTCCGCTTTCAGGACTGGGCCAGTTAG
- the NXT2 gene encoding NTF2-related export protein 2 isoform X3, whose amino-acid sequence MDKRRRALTRLYLDKATLIWNGNAVSGQEELNKFFEMLPSSEFQVNVLDCQPVHEQATQGQTTVLVVTSGTVKFDGDKQRYFNQNFLLTAQATPTNTVWKIASDCFRFQDWAS is encoded by the exons ATGGATAAAAGAAGAAGG gCTTTAACAAGACTTTATTTGGACAAAGCAACGTTAATTTGGAATGGTAACGCAGTGTCCGGGCAAGAAGAACTGAATAAGTTCTTTGAGATGTTGCCATCTAGTGAGTTCCAGGTTAACGTGTTGGACTGCCAGCCCGTTCACG AGCAAGCTACGCAAGGGCAGACGACAGTCCTCGTGGTGACAAGCGGGACAGTAAAATTTGATGGTGACAAGCAGCGCTACTTCAACCAGAACTTCTTGCTGACAGCACAGGCCACTCCTACCAACACAGTGTGGAAGATTGCCAGTGACTGCTTCCGCTTTCAGGACTGGGCCAGTTAG